Genomic DNA from Fimbriimonas ginsengisoli Gsoil 348:
CCCAAGGAGAGAGCCAAACATAGTTGTATCCGTACGATGGATAGAGGATCTGAGTTAGCGTCACATTGTTCGCAAAATTAGGCGTCGACGGTCCCTGGGGATCGACGAAAATCGCGCCCGCTTTGATATACGGCAGGACCAACCAGTTCCACGGCGCGGCGTATCCATTGCCGAAGTTCAGCGGGAAGTCGCCGGGAGAGTCGGCCGGGTTCCATGCGGTCGCCGGAGGGGCCATGTCGTCGACATCCCCCGCGTACATGATGACGGCAAGACTCTGCTGCTTTAGGTTCGAAAGCGAGGTCGTTTTCTTCGCGGCGGCTTTGGCCTGGGCAAAAACCGGGAAGAGAATAGCGGCGAGGATCGCAATGATGGCGATGACGACAAGAAGCTCGATGAGCGTAAAACCGCGTCGGTTTGGCATAAAGAATTCCTCCGAAAAATGGCCTCCGCAGACGCGGCGCCCTGAACGATCGTGACTACTGGGAACGTCTACCGCACGGGCGTAGACGATCCTCAACTACCTGTACATCACAGTAGGATTACTTAGTTCCACACACACTATCAAACTGGCCATTTTTCTGTTGCTTCGCAACGGCAGGGCTCCTTCCCGGAAGGCACGCGATCATGGAGCAAAGGGCACAATGTGGAAATGCGTGATATCGATTTGCTTCGTCTCGAAGCCGATGCAGCTTTCGTCGATTTGCTAGCCAGCCTCGAAGGGATCTCCGAGGAACAAGCTTGGGGGCAGGCCAAGCTGCTGCCGGACGAATACATGCACTCCGAAGGCTCGATCTACAGCGTCGTGCTCCACATCGCGGCGGGGAAATTCATCTACGGAAGCGTGGGGTATCGGAACATGGAAGTGCGCTGGCGCGACTGCGTGGCGCGCTTCGAAAGCTTCTGGCCCGACTGGAAAGCGGCCAAGGAGTATCTCAACGAGGGCCAAGCCTACTGGCTTCAATCCTGGGGGGCGGAAACGGACCTCGAGCGAATGGTGCCGATCCACCAGGGGAGGCAGATGCCAAGCTGGCAGGCGATCTGGACGGTGATCCACCACGACGCCTACCACGCCGGGCAGATTCAATACCTCCGAGCGACCGTCCCGCCTTCCAAGGTTCCGCCTCCAGAAGAAGGAGATCTCTGGCGTCAGTACTGCGGGCCATCCCCCAGTTGGTGACGACTTAAAATCCTCAAAGGATGGCCGTTCGTGAACGCCTTTCCCGATAGCTTAACGGAAAGGCAATACCCAGGCTCGAAACTTGACTTGGCCGGGCTCGGTCCGCGGCGCACGGAACCAATCAACATGCTGGCAACTCTTCTCTTTTCCCTGTCCCTCGTCGGATCACAGACGGCGCCTTCGCTCACTCCAGGCAAGACCTACGACATGCCAAAGCCGGGCCGCTTCGACGTGGTGACCTACGATCGTAAATTCCACCGGGTCCTCGCCGCCCACTCCGCCGCCGGCACGCTCGCCGTACTCGACACCCAGTCCGGCAAGGTCGACGAGATCGAGACCGGACCGATCAACGGCGTCGCGGTTTCGAATAAGGCGAACAAGATCTTCGTGGGCGGCGGAAATAACAAACTGGTCGTCCTCGATCGGGAGACGCTGAAAGTGCTCTCGACGATCGACCTCGGCGGTCCGGCCGACGTGATCGCCGTCGACTCCAAGCGCGGCCAGGTCTACGTCTCTCACGATGACGGTACCGAGGATTGGGTCTTTGACGCGGAAACGCTGAAGCCGCTCGGAACGGTGACGATCGAAGAGGCTCCCGAATTCCTGGAATACGACACCGCGACCGATAAGATCTACCAGAACATCAAATCGACCGACCACGTCCAAGTCATCGATCCGGAAGCCAAGAAAGTCGTCGCCACCTGGCCGACCGCGCCGATGAAATCCCCGCACGGCCTGGTTCTGGACCGGCGTGCCGGACGCGCCTACTCCGCCGGGAAAAACGGCAAGATGGTCGTGTTCGAGATCGCATCGGGCAAGATCGTTGCCACCCTCGACATCGCTCCAGGAACCGACCAGATCGCCATCGACGCACGCTTCGGCCGGGTCTATTCACCGGGCACGGATAAGATGACGATCATCGACACGACCGGCGCCGAGCCCAAGGTCATCGGCGACGTCCCGATGCCTCACGGGGTCCGAAGCCTCGCCGTCGACACCGGCACCCACGACGTCTGGGTCGTCTACGGCGACGACAAATCCTCTCACATCGCCCAATTCAAGGCCGCTCAGTAAGCGCGCCTCACCTGGCGTGATGAGTCCCAGGATAAGGTTGCCCCGGGCGGTACCCGTCCCAAAGCAGGCGGTTGAGCTGGTCGAAGTCGGCACGGTCGATGTCGGAAAAGTCGAGCTTGCTCGATCGCCTTGCCAAAGCGGTCCGCGAGGGGTTGCGCTCATCGACCGACACACGCGGCGGCTCGACGGTGAAGGGTGAGAAGTTCGGGGACACAGTAAAGGCGGCGTGCATCGGCGTCGCTTTTGCGTCGTACTCCGTCATCGGCGGCAGGCCCAACATCAGCTCCATCGTGCGCAGCATGGACGCGGTGCTGTACATCGTGTGGTCGACCGCGCCACGGCGAACATAGGGGGAGACCACATAGCCGACCGTTCGGTGGGAGTCGACGTGATCGGGGCCGTCCTGCGCGTCGTCTTGAATGATGAAGATCGCGGTGTTTTTCCAGAACGGCGAATGGCTGACCGCGTCGATCAGTTGCCCGATCGCCCAATCGTTGTTGGCGATCATCGCGTACGGACTGTATTGGCCGGCCGAAAACCCGTGGGTGTGATCCTCCGGGAGGGCCATCACCATCAGCGCGGGCCACTTCCCTGTCCTCTCCGCCACGTGCATCTCATTCAGAAAATCTGCGACCTTTTCGGTATCCCGGCCATCGCGGGCGAAGATCTTTTCGAAGGTGGCGCTAAAGCCGAACTTCTCCGGATCTCGCTTCAGCTCCGGATCCTCGGCCGAGCCGTGATCCTCCTGCATCGAGACGTACTCCCCATACACTCGCGCAAACAACCCCTTCTTTCGAGCGAGGGTCCAGAGGTACTCCCCCGGGGATGAGGTGAGGCGGGTGTCGCTTCGAACCTCTCCCTTCCGGGAGTAGTTGAGCATCCACTGCTTCTCCGCGTAGTCGTTGGCGTACGCGGCATCGGTCCATTGGTGGCCGGTCTGCGACACGTCTCCGTTGGTGTAAAGATTGTCGAAGAGAGTGAACGTATTGGCGATCTTGTGGCCGTTCGGAGTTACGTTTTCGCCGAAGATCGTCAGATGCGGATCGCCATTCCCCTTGGCTAGGTCGCCTAAGACCTGGTCGTAGGTCCGGTTCTCGCGGATGACGTAGATGACGTGCTTGATCTTGGAGAAAGCACCCTGTTCAATCTTTTTTCGTTCACGAGCGGTGGCGGCCGCGGCGGCTCCGGCGGGGGAATTCTCGAAGACCTGGCGCGAATACTCAGCCAACTTCTTGTCGCCCGGAACATCGACGATGGCCAGCCGGCCCGCCATCTGGTTGCCGATATAACGAAAAAGATCCTTGTAATCCTGGCCTCGGACACCAGGTCCCTCGAGGTCGACTCCGGGGCCGGCATTGGGACCGTAAAATCCCTTCGCCGTTGCCACCAGGAGCCTCTTTCCATTTGGGGTGACAGCGACCGCGGTGGGATACCTCTCGGTGGGAATGAATCCGGTCAGCCGGGTGGCGCCTCGGCGGGAGATGTCGAGAACCGCTACGCAATTGTCGCCCGCGTTCGCCACGTAAGCGCGCTTGCCGTCCGGTGCGAGAGCGATCGCAACGGGAGTAGCGCCCAGCTTATTGGTCGGATCGACCCCGGTTCGCACCGTCTCCTTGACCCGGCCGCTTTCGACCACGGAGACGGTGTTCGAGCCCGCGTTCGTCACGAAGAGGCGACCGTCTGCGGCGTAGGCAAGGCCAGTGGGGTGAGACTGTACGGCGATCTTCTGCTTTACCGCCAGCGATTGGGCATCCAGGATCCAAACACTTCGGTCGCCCCAGTTGCTCACCGCCAAATCGTTTCCATCGGGCGAAAGCACGGCCGCGTAGGGGCGGTAACCGACGGTGACCGACGGTCCGGCGACACCGGCGGGCGTCATCAACATGACCTCGTCCGTTTGGATGTTAATGGTGTAGATACCGTGAGGTCCGGCGAGGAGAGCCGAAACAAATTGGTCCTTTCCGGCAATGCGGCTCGGCAGAGAAATGCCGTCCATCCGCTCTAACCGCCACCCGGCGAGTCGAACTTGGTGGATCGCTTCGCGCTTCGAAGCATTTTCCACGCTGCCACCCGAAACGAGGATCGAGTCGCCTACCTTGGTTAAACCCATCCAGCTTCGATCGAAATCTTGGGTCTGAGTAACGACCCCTC
This window encodes:
- a CDS encoding YncE family protein, with amino-acid sequence MLATLLFSLSLVGSQTAPSLTPGKTYDMPKPGRFDVVTYDRKFHRVLAAHSAAGTLAVLDTQSGKVDEIETGPINGVAVSNKANKIFVGGGNNKLVVLDRETLKVLSTIDLGGPADVIAVDSKRGQVYVSHDDGTEDWVFDAETLKPLGTVTIEEAPEFLEYDTATDKIYQNIKSTDHVQVIDPEAKKVVATWPTAPMKSPHGLVLDRRAGRAYSAGKNGKMVVFEIASGKIVATLDIAPGTDQIAIDARFGRVYSPGTDKMTIIDTTGAEPKVIGDVPMPHGVRSLAVDTGTHDVWVVYGDDKSSHIAQFKAAQ
- a CDS encoding DinB family protein, coding for MRDIDLLRLEADAAFVDLLASLEGISEEQAWGQAKLLPDEYMHSEGSIYSVVLHIAAGKFIYGSVGYRNMEVRWRDCVARFESFWPDWKAAKEYLNEGQAYWLQSWGAETDLERMVPIHQGRQMPSWQAIWTVIHHDAYHAGQIQYLRATVPPSKVPPPEEGDLWRQYCGPSPSW
- a CDS encoding bifunctional YncE family protein/alkaline phosphatase family protein — translated: MKRAFVYGLLLTGGVLAVAAPLRLVRNFAPPIHPGWDSKHARYTLFNGWRLTPAGRTVNLPGDMPANILFVDGGRKALVNTCGFHDHSLNLVDIERGVVTQTQDFDRSWMGLTKVGDSILVSGGSVENASKREAIHQVRLAGWRLERMDGISLPSRIAGKDQFVSALLAGPHGIYTINIQTDEVMLMTPAGVAGPSVTVGYRPYAAVLSPDGNDLAVSNWGDRSVWILDAQSLAVKQKIAVQSHPTGLAYAADGRLFVTNAGSNTVSVVESGRVKETVRTGVDPTNKLGATPVAIALAPDGKRAYVANAGDNCVAVLDISRRGATRLTGFIPTERYPTAVAVTPNGKRLLVATAKGFYGPNAGPGVDLEGPGVRGQDYKDLFRYIGNQMAGRLAIVDVPGDKKLAEYSRQVFENSPAGAAAAATARERKKIEQGAFSKIKHVIYVIRENRTYDQVLGDLAKGNGDPHLTIFGENVTPNGHKIANTFTLFDNLYTNGDVSQTGHQWTDAAYANDYAEKQWMLNYSRKGEVRSDTRLTSSPGEYLWTLARKKGLFARVYGEYVSMQEDHGSAEDPELKRDPEKFGFSATFEKIFARDGRDTEKVADFLNEMHVAERTGKWPALMVMALPEDHTHGFSAGQYSPYAMIANNDWAIGQLIDAVSHSPFWKNTAIFIIQDDAQDGPDHVDSHRTVGYVVSPYVRRGAVDHTMYSTASMLRTMELMLGLPPMTEYDAKATPMHAAFTVSPNFSPFTVEPPRVSVDERNPSRTALARRSSKLDFSDIDRADFDQLNRLLWDGYRPGQPYPGTHHAR